In a single window of the Lacerta agilis isolate rLacAgi1 chromosome 15, rLacAgi1.pri, whole genome shotgun sequence genome:
- the SLC39A14 gene encoding zinc transporter ZIP14 isoform X1, whose protein sequence is MFWNVGPWKCVLPLQLCLLGFACSVWASSGALSQTSITADSFLQDLFLRYGKHDKLTLQQLKSLLNRLDVGVGRNNISRTEQQRRNISWCFSSSELFATHNLSEDSSLGKSEFREFCPTILQQLESRACMSENLENEEDERTEEGKPSSTEVWGYGFLCVTVISLCSLVGASVVPFMKKTFYKRLLLYFIALAIGTLYSNALFQLIPEAFGFNPREDDYVSKSAVVFGGFYLFFFTEKILKMLLKQKDTNHHGHSHYSTETLPSKKDQEEGVTEKLQNGDLDHIIPTKNNDLECKNPSVDEKIVGSLSVQDLQASQSTCYWLKGVRYSDIGTLAWMITLSDGLHNFIDGLAIGASFTVSVFQGISTSVAILCEEFPHELGDFVILLNSGMSIQQALFFNFISACCCYVGLAFGILAGSHFSANWIFALAGGMFLYIALADMFPEMNEVSREDERSGGALIAFAIQNAGLLTGFAIMVLLTMYSGQIQLG, encoded by the exons ATGTTTTGGAATGTGGGTCCCTGGAAATGCGTCTTGCCCCTTCAACTTTGCCTGCTGGGTTTTGCATGCTCTGTGTGGGCCAGCTCAGGAGCCTTGTCACAGACTTCTATCACAGCAGATTCCTTCCTGCAAGACCTCTTCCTCCGGTATGGCAAACATGACAAGCTCACTTTGCAGCAGCTCAAATCCCTGTTGAATCGCCTTGATGTGGGAGTTGGAAGGAACAACATTAGTCGCACAGAGCAGCAGCGTAGAAACATCTCCTGG TGCTTCAGTTCCTCAGAGCTCTTTGCAACCCACAATCTGAGTGAAGACTCCAGCCTTGGCAAGAGTGAATTCCGAGAGTTCTGCCCAACCATCCTGCAGCAGCTGGAGTCAAGGGCATGCATGTCTGAGAACCTGGAAAATGAGGAAGATGAGAGGACAGAAGAGGGGAAGCCCAGTTCCACAGAAG TCTGGGGTTATGGTTTCCTCTGTGTGACTGTCATCTCCCTCTGCTCCTTggttggagccagtgtggtgcctttCATGAAGAAGACCTTTTACAAGCGACTGCTCCTCTACTTCATAGCTCTGGCGATTGGTACTCTCTACTCCAATGCCCTCTTCCAGCTCATTCCTGAG GCCTTTGGATTCAATCCTCGGGAAGATGATTATGTCTCCAAATCTGCTGTTGTCTTTGGGGGCTTTTACTTGTTCTTTTTCACAGAGAAAATATTGAAGATGCTTCTCAAGCAGAAAGACACG AATCATCATGGGCACAGCCACTATAGCACTGAGACCCTTCCTTCCAAGAAAGACCAGGAGGAGGGGGTCACTGAAAAACTGCAGAATGGTGACTTGGATCACATAATCCCTACCAAGAATAATGACCTGGAATGCAAGAATCCATCTGTTGATGAGAAGATTGTTGGCTCCTTGTCTGTTCAG GACCTCCAAGCTTCTCAAAGCACTTGCTATTGGCTGAAGGGCGTGCGCTACTCTGACATTGGCACCTTGGCTTGGATGATCACCCTGAGTGATGGCCTCCACAATTTCATTGATGGCTTGGCCATTGGTGCCTCCTTCACCGTGTCAGTCTTTCAGGGGATCAGCACTTCTGTGGCCATTCTCTGTGAAGAATTTCCTCATGAGCTAG GTGACTTTGTCATTCTGCTGAATTCTGGAATGTCCATCCAGCAAGCGCTGTTCTTCAACTTCAtctctgcttgctgctgctatgTGGGGCTAGCCTTCGGGATATTGGCGGGCAGCCACTTCTCTGCTAACTGGATCTTTGCTTTAGCTGGTGGAATGTTTCTCTACATTGCATTGGCTGATATG TTCCCAGAGATGAATGAAGTCAGCCGAGAAGATGAAAGGAGTGGTGGTGCTCTGATTGCCTTTGCCATCCAGAACGCAGGACTGCTGACAGGATTCGCCATCATGGTGCTGCTTACTATGTACTCGGGTCAAATCCAGCTTGGATAG
- the SLC39A14 gene encoding zinc transporter ZIP14 isoform X2 has product MFWNVGPWKCVLPLQLCLLGFACSVWASSGALSQTSITADSFLQDLFLRYGKHDKLTLQQLKSLLNRLDVGVGRNNISRTEQQRRNISWCFSSSELFATHNLSEDSSLGKSEFREFCPTILQQLESRACMSENLENEEDERTEEGKPSSTEVWGFGFLSVSLINLASLLGVFIVPCTKKVFFARILTYFIALSIGTLFSNALFQLIPEAFGFNPREDDYVSKSAVVFGGFYLFFFTEKILKMLLKQKDTNHHGHSHYSTETLPSKKDQEEGVTEKLQNGDLDHIIPTKNNDLECKNPSVDEKIVGSLSVQDLQASQSTCYWLKGVRYSDIGTLAWMITLSDGLHNFIDGLAIGASFTVSVFQGISTSVAILCEEFPHELGDFVILLNSGMSIQQALFFNFISACCCYVGLAFGILAGSHFSANWIFALAGGMFLYIALADMFPEMNEVSREDERSGGALIAFAIQNAGLLTGFAIMVLLTMYSGQIQLG; this is encoded by the exons ATGTTTTGGAATGTGGGTCCCTGGAAATGCGTCTTGCCCCTTCAACTTTGCCTGCTGGGTTTTGCATGCTCTGTGTGGGCCAGCTCAGGAGCCTTGTCACAGACTTCTATCACAGCAGATTCCTTCCTGCAAGACCTCTTCCTCCGGTATGGCAAACATGACAAGCTCACTTTGCAGCAGCTCAAATCCCTGTTGAATCGCCTTGATGTGGGAGTTGGAAGGAACAACATTAGTCGCACAGAGCAGCAGCGTAGAAACATCTCCTGG TGCTTCAGTTCCTCAGAGCTCTTTGCAACCCACAATCTGAGTGAAGACTCCAGCCTTGGCAAGAGTGAATTCCGAGAGTTCTGCCCAACCATCCTGCAGCAGCTGGAGTCAAGGGCATGCATGTCTGAGAACCTGGAAAATGAGGAAGATGAGAGGACAGAAGAGGGGAAGCCCAGTTCCACAGAAG TCTGGGGCTTTGGATTTCTCAGTGTTTCACTGATTAACCTGGCCTCCCTACTTGGCGTCTTCATCGTGCCCTGCACCAAGAAGGTCTTTTTCGCCCGAATCCTAACGTATTTCATCGCGCTCTCCATCGGGACATTGTTCTCTAACGCACTGTTCCAGCTGATCCCAGAG GCCTTTGGATTCAATCCTCGGGAAGATGATTATGTCTCCAAATCTGCTGTTGTCTTTGGGGGCTTTTACTTGTTCTTTTTCACAGAGAAAATATTGAAGATGCTTCTCAAGCAGAAAGACACG AATCATCATGGGCACAGCCACTATAGCACTGAGACCCTTCCTTCCAAGAAAGACCAGGAGGAGGGGGTCACTGAAAAACTGCAGAATGGTGACTTGGATCACATAATCCCTACCAAGAATAATGACCTGGAATGCAAGAATCCATCTGTTGATGAGAAGATTGTTGGCTCCTTGTCTGTTCAG GACCTCCAAGCTTCTCAAAGCACTTGCTATTGGCTGAAGGGCGTGCGCTACTCTGACATTGGCACCTTGGCTTGGATGATCACCCTGAGTGATGGCCTCCACAATTTCATTGATGGCTTGGCCATTGGTGCCTCCTTCACCGTGTCAGTCTTTCAGGGGATCAGCACTTCTGTGGCCATTCTCTGTGAAGAATTTCCTCATGAGCTAG GTGACTTTGTCATTCTGCTGAATTCTGGAATGTCCATCCAGCAAGCGCTGTTCTTCAACTTCAtctctgcttgctgctgctatgTGGGGCTAGCCTTCGGGATATTGGCGGGCAGCCACTTCTCTGCTAACTGGATCTTTGCTTTAGCTGGTGGAATGTTTCTCTACATTGCATTGGCTGATATG TTCCCAGAGATGAATGAAGTCAGCCGAGAAGATGAAAGGAGTGGTGGTGCTCTGATTGCCTTTGCCATCCAGAACGCAGGACTGCTGACAGGATTCGCCATCATGGTGCTGCTTACTATGTACTCGGGTCAAATCCAGCTTGGATAG